The DNA region TGATAGAACACGAGAAGAGACCTGGAGCAAAAGCTGTGCAGATACCAACTTAGTGATGCTGTGCACGGTTTGGCTTTTTTATTTCAATGCCCCTCAGCTGTTCAAAGTCACCAGAAACAAGAAGATCAGAGGAGGCATTAAGATTTGCCAAAGGTCCTTATTAGTCTGTtacttttccctctctttccaaaTATCAGGCAGTTTCTCTTATCATTGCGTTTGCACCAACAACCAAATGTCAGGATGCATGTTTATACCTGATGCCGTGCCACATAGCATAACAACCTGCAGCGAGTAGATGTCTCTGCTCTGATACTGCCATTCTGGAAAATGCACAGGGATATTAAATGTAATCACTTATTAAAGCACCTCCGTTTATCTGTCGTGTTGTGCCAGAGGGCTTGAACCTGGGGAAGAAGATCAGCGTTCCAAAGGACGTGATGATGGAGGAGCTCAACCTTCCATCTAATCGAGGCTCTCGCATGTttcaggagagacagaggcgGGTCGAGAGGTTCACATTGGAGAACGCTGCCAATGGTGCTTACAACACCAACACTGTAAGGATCTGAGAGATGGAGCTCAACACATAATTAATTTGATCCTCTGAACACCCAATGATGTGTTTCTGGTACCTTGTTAATGCTTGACAGTTTGTTAGTGTGCTGAACTGATAAGAGGTATAATGACTGCCCAATGTTCTGTGGAGTGCAGCAACAAATATTTAACTTTTGACCACACTGACTGCATCTGCAAAAACAGGTGTTTCCAGGGTGGAAACACCTATTTTTGCGAGGAAAGACTGAAGTCAGTTTCGCAGGCTTCATGTGTAAAAATCAGTGGAATACCCCTTCAGATAAGTGTGTTAAAGTATTTGCATAGAAAAACTTCCTCCCTCAGACCATCAGGATGATGAACTCTGTCCAGGGTGACCGTATATGACCACAATTACAATTGTACcatgatttttttaatcacaatcTGCCTACAAATGTGACATTACACTTTATCCTTTTCTTCCTAATCCTTATTGTTCACTCTTACTCTAATGATTATTGCACCTTAACCTTTTGGCATGTATGCAAATCTTGAAATAAAATCCAACTTTCTCAGCTCCATCCAGAGTCCGCACCTCCCCCACAGATCATCGCAGAGCcacagggaggaaaagagaacCAGGCTTTCTCCGTCCCTGGTAAGCATAGCCTGGTCATGAACCTTCAGAAGACTATAGCAAAGAAGGGCAGTCCTGACGTCCTTGCTCCAGGTAAATGGTGATACATGGTGATGAACGGATTAGCGCAGACTGCCATGAGCCATAGGACTCAGCACAGTGCTTGGGCAATGCATGCACACTGTATCCCACTTTGATCTGCTAGTGTTCACTTTTTATATGGAAATGTACTGAACAAATAAATTAGTTTTATCATTATCAGCGCCAGGAGAGTTGGCAGTTTGCAGAGCGCAGTGATCTGTAACCATCTACACTGAGCGCCGTTGTGTATTTGGCCTGACAGAAGGCGCTGCTTCCGATCTGACTGACAGTGAACTAAGCTTTGTTTATTATCTGGGATTCACACTGAGATCTAATTACTGTAGTTCCTATTGTTGACAGGAGTGACATCAAAGGAATTTATATGTATATGAGATCCATTTGTTCTTTGTCGGGGCTCGCTTTTTTTGAACTTATCTAATGGGGTTTGTAATTAGTTTCAAAACCAAAGGAATATCCATTTTTCTCAACACAGGGGACCTTCATTTGCTTCCTTTGAATGTAAAGCTAAAATTAGTCCAAATTAAAGTaacactgttttctctttaCTCACAGAGGTATGTCATTTTCACCCTCTGACATCAgacttttgtttctgtcaggaTATTCTGGCCCTCTGAAGAAAATTCCTCATGAGAAGTTCAACGCAACCGTAATCCCTAAATCCTACTGCTCCCCATGGATGGAAGCCCTGGGAGGCAACGACGAGCTCCTGAACGCCCTCAATACCCAGCTGCCCCAGCTCCCACAAGGACTACAGCCTGCCAACTACAGGTGCTTCAACAGGTAAATCTGCCTTACCAGACACTTCTCAGCTCACCCAAATAAACCATGAATTGTTAAATCCTTCTCAGTTGGAAGCACAGGCACTGAGACCCACTCATCTTCAAATAGACCCACAGATGACCGAACCATGTTACCCATCACCATCATCTCTTCCCTTGGCTCCACTCCATGTTTCCGATTTGAAAATGAATccagtctccctctctctctttctctctgcatgaTGGCTATTTTGAATCATGGCTCTTGAAAGATGATCCACTGGTGGGGCCGCAAGCTTTTAATGCCCCCCACAAGACAGATTACGCACGAAAGAGAATCACCTTTCTCATGGCACCCGAGGACTTACATCATTCCAGCACGGCAGGACAAAAGGTTAAGCTTGGGCAGATGGAGAAGTGGAGAATATGTGAAAGACAAACTCAAGACTTCACTCAATTAAGGCTGTCAATCACTCAGTTTCTGCCAGCCAGTGTGGAACTGTACCCCCTGTGGAGGGATCTGTTTACGCCCTCAAGATTACTATGAAGCGATGCCTTAATTAAATCTGAACTCAGCAGCTACACAAGTAGAAAAGGTGGAAGTTGAGCACACATCCTGCTTGAGTCCTCTTGAATCTCACGTGTTATTTTTCCCCCTGTGAACAAGACCAGTCAAAATCAGCGATGACCAGACAGGGTTATTATGTATCATCTAAAGCGGTCCCCAAGGACCGGCCATTTATTGGTACCAGAccgcacagagagactgaacaaaacatatttgaatgatcatcagagtctgaaagttttattttgaaa from Chaetodon trifascialis isolate fChaTrf1 chromosome 5, fChaTrf1.hap1, whole genome shotgun sequence includes:
- the LOC139331549 gene encoding myozenin-2-like, which produces MMMMTTQSGLDNITKQRMLQAKALSLEARGKGLNLGKKISVPKDVMMEELNLPSNRGSRMFQERQRRVERFTLENAANGAYNTNTLHPESAPPPQIIAEPQGGKENQAFSVPGYSGPLKKIPHEKFNATVIPKSYCSPWMEALGGNDELLNALNTQLPQLPQGLQPANYRCFNRSAMPFGGAMASKRVIPVINFEAVEPQKLPGIAQERMCRRPNFNRAPKGWGIDYSPESNEL